Part of the Amblyomma americanum isolate KBUSLIRL-KWMA chromosome 7, ASM5285725v1, whole genome shotgun sequence genome, GCCCGTGCTTAATAAGAACCTCCGAGAGGCGGTAACCCGCATTTCAGTCTCAATAGAGTTTTTCTCATTTTCCTTTCATCTTTATGTGGCCACCGGCTTACGTGCTTCGAACCGAACGCTCGTGCTCAGCGTGACTCACACTGTCGCTAAGACACGGTGGTTAATTTTTCCTTTTGATTGTGCGCAGTGTTATGAAACTTGACAGCGATTATTAATTACCTCCTAGTTTTTCAACATCTGGAAAATGTGTAATTTTCAGCCGGTTGCAATGAGGGTAAAGGTACTAGCAGAAACTTCACCGTCCATAGGCATTCCTGGAGACGCTAAGGTGGCGCCAGAACTGTGCGTCACTGCTATTAACGGTATTCGTTACCCATTCGGAGGGCTACTTGTACACGTGATATAAGAGGGCACATACTTGACAGCTCTTCCCCTTCAGCCCGCCTCCACGTTTAGTGCTGTAAAGCCCCTACATGCGGATGTAAGTACAGTTTTCATATATCTTTCATATTGGTTTAAATATCTTtccccggttttttttttcaagacattTTGCGTGCTATGTAGGTAATGTCAAACGGTGGCGTGGGTGTCGTCCGTATCTTTTTCGAGTGTACCTTACTTGTTATCCTCACAGTACGTACCGACTCCTTACGTTTGAAACAGGTTCCCTTGTGCCATTCAGAAAACACGTCGAATTATGGGAATCGACTGAAGGTAGACGTTTCGGAAGTTAGGGTGTTtttggaatacttctttcaatgttttgtttagccttgcttgggtactTGTTGTGCGGTCCTTCTTCAATTTGCCATATTCTTGAGTGCTGCGTAAGTtggatattatatatatatatatatatatatatatatatatatatatatatatatatatatatatatatatatatatatatatatatttgtgtgtgtgtgtgtgtaacctAGATAGTGATTGATAGTTGCAATCGATAATTGTGATTGATTGGTAATGGGCAATGTGATCGCCCATTGTGATTGCAATCTAGAATTGGGATTGGTACGAGGTAATTAAGTGCGCTTTACGAGCGGTAATTGATAAGTGCCATTTCGGGAAAAACGGAGAAGGTGCTATCACGTGTACTCCTGAAGCGAAGCGAAGCGTCCTCCTAATTTTTTGGTTACACTCCTGGACCATTCGATTCTTAATGAGAGCTGCGTttctttttgcattgtttatAATTTCCTCCCTTTGGTATTGCATTATGTCCCTGCCTTTATTCATCGACATACCAATATTTTCTATTCGTAAATCTAAGCTTTGAAATTTGATCGCTGCAGACTCATCATTATAAACCATGATTTTCGATCTTTCCGCGCAAAATCAGTCTTGAATCCTCCCCGTCTTTTCCGAAATTCTTTTCCAAGTCCTGCAGGCGCCTCGCAGCGTATGCTACAATTATGTCATCGGCAGTTGTGTCCAGTTGGCCATTTTGAAGCCACGGCACAGTCAACCGTAATCACCTCGTGTCTATCTTTCGTTCAATACCCCTCATGAATATTGTAACCGAATTGACGATAAAAGACATTTTTCCCTATGTCCCTTTATAAACACCTATTTCTACGTcttccttttcctttaaattgcGAGCTCCGCTGCTGCCCTAGTAAACTTTTTGAACGACATTGTATTTCAGACCACACtttctttttcaaaattttcgataGCAGGTCACTGTTTAGATTGCCGTAAGCGCGTCCTAAGGGTGTTGACTAATCGCACCGTCGCCCGTGTTTAATAATGTAAACCATGTTAAAGTTAGAAACATCCAGATCTCTTCAGAAACATACTAAAGATGAGAGTACCGGTAATGAGATTTCCTCCAGCAAACGTACTGAGATAATGCATTTTAAGTTACTTGGGAAAGGAAGACAAGCTGGATAACTGCAGAGGTAcccaaaggattaaggcaaggtcgTCCTCTGTCACCGCTCTTGTTCCAGCGTTTTAAGATAAATACGAAAAAAGTCTACAAGGAAGTAATCAAGGTTATGAAATGTCGCAAAGATTAGGCCgaaaggttgttgagcagcgGCTGTCTGGTTTAATCTATTGGGACAAAATTTTGTTAGTAGCATGTATCTAGGAAGATTTGCAAAGACTGGTCGATGGTTGTGGAGACCAAGAAGATGCTCTAggtttttattttagcgcagttAAGCGAGATGCGATAATTATGAACGCACAACTGATAAGGTGCTCACAAACAAGGCCATAAAAAATCTTGAGTGGCTGAACAAAATTATATTGGGGTGTGACTAAACGAAAGAGAGATGCACACGGAAAGGCGCGAACTGCCTCTTAGGTCAAAAGGGTGAAGAGGCGCCAGGATAATGAAATATAGGTCATTGTGGGGACACAATAATTGTGAGGTACTCAGAAGAATTTGGAAAGGAACAATGGTGCCAGGGCTTGCTTTCGAGAATGCAGTTTTGTGCCTAAGGGCCCAAGTTCAGTCGTGATTAGAAATGAATGAGAGGGCTGCTGGAAGATTGGCTTGACGTGCCCATGGCGAAACTACAAATGAGGCAGTGATGTCGGATATGGGCTCGGCAtggttcgaagcacgggaagttCACAGTAAAATATTATATGAAGCACGCTTGAGTGATTtcgacgataacaggtgggcattTAAGGTACTTAAATACAGATACAGAAAAAGCGTTGATTCTCAATGGCAAAAAAAAGGATCACGAAACGAACCAGACAGTATGCAGGACCCAAGGATATAGAAATGAAGAGCTTTAAACAAGAGGCAATAAACGCAGGAAGTAAAAactcgtccgtccgtccgtccgtccgttcgtttgTTCGCTGCGCTGTTTCGGAGTGTTTCTCCCCGGCAAGTGTTCAGGGGGACAGAACGAATATATTGTTCACTTCACAATGTAAGTGATCATTTTTCAGTCAGTCTTCTACCTAACCACGTGGCAACATGCCATTTTTTCTTTACACGCTCAGCGTAGCATGTAACATAAAGTGAGGTTTCTACGCTCCATTAAACTTCACTGGTGAGACGTcatgcgcggaaaaaaaaaagtctgaagGAAAGGAGTAAGCTTCGAATTTGAAACATTTATTTACTTAAAAGATTGCATTTGTTCATACCTTACAAGCAGAAGAGAGCTAATATTGCAGCACCTATGCTTGCCTTCATTTCGTTGGCTCGTCAGGCACAGGCGATTTTTGGGCAGCACCTTGGATATGGTCCTGTACCGCTTAACAGCCTACAGCCGGCCCCTGCCTCAGCACCAGCGCACCTGTTGGGAAACGTGTCATATACATCAAGTGCACAAGAGATTCATACCCTTTTTTTGTAAAAGtatgtttttcaaaatttttcgcaTTTGGTGCAAGTGCCATTCACTAAAGCTCCCTTCCGTGGCTGATACCCTTAAATGTGCTAAGGTGCGTAATTATGCGTTTTATATCGACAAATATTGTGTTAGAGGAACCACACACTTCCCACGTGTACATAGAATTAAAGAGCACTAaggcaggcagcaagcagcaaaaagTGTACACCACATGCTCGGACTCGCAATTGCGTGTTGAAACGCAAAACAGAGAATATGTAAGTAGACACACCAAAAAACTGCGCGCAAAACAACAGCAATATTGAAAAAAATCTGTCAGGGATTCTTAGATATAAATTATGCCATATGCAAAGAGCTAaagggtcactaacacatgtGTGCTAGTTCTTACAGAGAGAATAGACATACGAGACCTCCCTCGTCAACTGATTAAGATGCCATTCACAAAACTGTTATTTGAGgaagaaaaggcacacactgTAGGCATTCACTGTATTGCTACCCTACTTTTGAAGAAGGCAGCTTTCCCAAAGAGCTAGATTTCGGGTCGTATTAGATGCGTTTATTGATTAAACCCTTATTTCCGAGTAAGAACTTTTGGTTTCCGTTGTCTCTTCGTCGCTTGTATTTTTATAATGTTTTCTGTAAGGCGCAGTACCAACTAGCTGAATTATATGAATAACTGTCATCAGTACGTATGTACTGCTCTTCATTCCTGCTCTGAGAATGGTAGTAGCAGCAGACGTTTGTTGTACAATAGCGGAGCAAATCTAATGAGCATGACGCATCAAGAGGTTTCTAAATGCCATTTTTAAATGCCTTATCAAGCACATTGTTTAGTACGCATTATTATGTGCTTTAAAATTGCACAAGATAAGGCCAAACAATTTTAAAACTCAGGATTACATGACTAGTTCATTATTCATGGAGACTAGAAGTGCGCTGCCTTTAGAGTTGTGAAAAAAACTTTTCAAATGAATGGGCGACAGAGCTTAGCCAATAAAGTGTAAATGCTGTTTAGTTGAAAATGAGATGTTCATAGGCCATAATTATGCAGATTGAAAAAGGTACGTTTTCGGCATATCTTAATGAACTACTCAGTCATTTTAAGATGGGCAAAATTTCGAAtgtgaggaaatgaaacgctACACGTCCACAGAGGATATTGGTGTGTCCAGGCGCTGCAGACACTCCGAAGTATTACACAGCTGTAGGAAGTCCTAACGCGTTTACCTTCTTTAAAAAATGCCGGCGCCTTTAGATTTAGGGAGGGAGCCCGAGCACGTTTTACGTAAAATCAGACAGTAGATGAAAACTGTCTTGCATGTCGGGAGGTAAATACAGTGGGAGTAACCTTTATAGAGAAGCCTACTTGTGGTATTTTCGGTTCCGTCCCACTACGACCTAAGCACAAGCTTCTATAAACTGTTCTCTCTGTTCGTAATACACTCTCTTTAGGGTTCTTTTTGCATCGTTTTACGCTCACAGTGCATAATTTTGCTAAAAGATAAGGTAAACAGTTAGGTTCAGGCAAAAAGAGCTCCTGCACTCTTTTACAGCTAGAGTAAGGCAGAAGTTGTTATTACTAAGGTATTTTAGATATTTGCCCGCTTAATCATTGCACTTTGGCCGATGATTCCTCAAAAAATGTTTGTAAAGATAGTGTTGCCGCAGCACAAGAGCTCTGCAGGATTTCTAAAATGCAGCATCCATTTCAGTTCTAATGCTCTTTTATTAGAGCGTGCCTTAGGGGAGCAGGAAAGGTTCATTATTAGAAGCaaccttgctgctgctgcctgttcATCTGTTTGTGTGAGTTCTTTCATCTCATACGAAGCGTTGTCACTTTCATTGTATCTTTATCTGCGTATGATGGCagaaggtcacctgaccttgtggTGTCTCACGACCACCCCACCGTGGAAGTTGGGAGCCTGCTCAAAGCGTTGTGAGCCCCCTACCCACCGTACCTGACGACATTTATAATAATCCAAACTAATTCGATTCAGTTGCCAGCTGTCCACTATGTCGTGAAAATTGAAAATCGAAAAACAAGGGAAGGGCTCACCACGTCATTGAGAATTCAACGCGGAGGCTGCCAATAAGCCAAATTTTTGGCTAACGAAGGACGCGTATTCGCACGATTTGCAGTGTCATGGTGGTGAAATGGTTGCGTTGAACTTATTTGTGTTAATGCAATTGCCAATGACCATGGTTGGCAGGATGTGAGAGTGCCTAAAGGTCATGTGTCCTCTCTCGACCAATAGAGACTGGTTGCGAAATCGCATGCTATGATATATATTGTTATCTTATTAAAATGTAGTTAGAAAGGAGTCAGCGACAAAATAAACAGCAACTTAAGTGTCAGATAATGAAAAATATGAATTTGCATACCGCTCAACTTGCACCTGATTGGACTGGCCATCGCATGAAGCCCGCTCGCAGGGGTTTACAAGATCAACTGACTGGCCAACTGGAATCATGCTCCCTTGGTATTCGCACTGACCTGTGGAGAAGCATTTTATAGATGACATGTGTTATGCAGGAATGTAATGCACTTAAATGTCCCCTAATGAGCGAAGACAAGCGTACTTATTAATAGTCCTCGAGGCCTTCCTGGTTATTTGCAATATAATTTATTAATGCAGGATTGCATTCATTAGATACATGTTAAAGTGTCTTTTGCGGCAGATTTCTGTACATCTGTGCGTCTCTACTACGAGAAAACGTTAGAAAACGGGAATCTGTTATCATAGTCGCACGCAGACAGAATGTAGTTGAAAGAAACAGTTGCGAAAGAAAGGATTAAATGAATACGCGTTTCGCAGCAACCACGCCCACTGAAGCATTTGGTGCTCTAGCAGATCAAGTTCCTATGTCCAACTTGGAAAAATTACTGCCATATGCAGGCACAGACGAGTTGTAACTTTTATTaaatattattataattattcttAATCATTATCAGTTATTAACTATTAACGAACAGGCTCGTCGCAGCAGTAATGTACAGAGCAGTCCAGTGTTAAAGGGAGCATGCGATCGCGTGACCTCCGCGCTTCGCGAATCCGCACTGCCTAGATGCGGCGAGAATGAGCAGCATCAGGTGAATGCGCAAAACGACCAGCTGCCAGGTTTATTTCACATGCGCCTTGTGCCGTTAATTCCCGCATGTCCTCGGAGGTAGCGCTGCGCTAAGCGCGGAGGCAACCAGTTCACATGTTGCATTTAAGAGTGGACCGACCGTTGACGGACAAGCGGTTGCTTCAGCaacaacttaaacaatggtgatgacctttcgcatttggtcaaacattgtctagaatgtaaagtcatgaaaaagaaaaagaaaaaatgcactgcattattcaatcaaacccgtgtgctatacacccacagtgatcagacgacacgagaagttgtcgaggcttttcacatcgcaggggatcaactgaagtgcgtcagcaaaccttctgtgttcctttgcgatagggagatgaattatctcgggagcacctgacgaatgttgcgtttcatgtttttagttttttgtgttgctttttccctttgattgtttcttcatataagaaggtttcattgaataaaccttttagttgcgagtcagcgcttgtcctgtttcccttcttttcttgtcccttgtagttcgcgctgttcaaatcatgagaTACCCCCAGTAGTACCCTCACCCCTCCCCTCCcgtctaaaagaaaaaaagtaggCGAGTTGCAGCAACTACCTCCGTCCGAGCAATTTGAAGGAAAATTTATTGGGCTCcagaaacaattgaaaaaataatGATTACAAGAACAAGCCAAGTGCAAGCACCGGCCTATTTTTCAAAGTGACGCGTTGACCACGTTCTCAAAAGATAAATTCTTTTCCGAAGGTGAAAATATGACTAGTTAAAAAGCCGAAAAACTGCAAAAAGACTCGTCTTCGCCGAAAACGTGTCGATGGTGCGTCGTTAACAAATATCTGCTTTCCTCTTTTGCTACAGAATGAAGTCGGTGCTACAGCAACAGATACTGCCCATACACCCCTGTCATCTACATGCCAGTCATATAAGGTGATGCAAATGGCATTTGCTAATGTAATGGTTAGCGTGGAATATGGCCTGCCTTCACTGCAGTACACGTATATGTCAATTGGGTTCAAAGCCTTTAAGCAATGAGATCATTTGCGTAGCGTCCGCAGAAACAGCTGAGACTACTTCCGATTGCtgcgaaaaattaaaaaagaggGCGCAAACGCCACAATGAGACTTTGAGGTAAAAGGCATGACATAAGATGAGACAGTCAAGAAACCGGCACTTCAGCACCGCTGCTCTCTTAACGAGGAGAGGCTCAGCAGGGAGCAGCCGTGTTTGTCACCGAATTGCCTGCTGCAAAAAGCACACCTTGGCGACTCACTGATGCGGGCAAATGGGCAAAGACGCGTCCAGGCACGCGTGTGAAGGGTGGGGACAAAACGTTCTCTTGGAACTATCGAGTGGCGAGAACAGGATGGGCCACAGAGGCAGTGCGGTACGATATGTCGGAACTTGCCTCTGGAGTTTGCTTTGTGTACATGTAGTATTTCTTCAGTCTTGTCTAACTTTGATTAATCCTTTATTATTTAAACACCAAACGTTTAAAGCCTGTTACATTAGTGTAAATTCAACTACAAAATTCACAGTAGGATGGTAAACTGTTCGTAATACATGAATGCACGTCCACAGGGCGCGTTATAGTCGGGTAATATAAGGTCaatgaaaatatttttgtttcatgcGCGAAAAAAAACCTATTTAAGAGCATTTCTCTGTTTCATAAAGCCATATCAAGTTACTGCGCTTGGAGGGTAAAAGGTGTGAAAGTTTATACTCCCTGACGCACATATTCAGCCATGCAATAAAGTTGTGTTCGTTTTATGGACCAAAAGCAATTGTAGTCATCGTGCGCCACACACAATATTGAACTATCAGTATGATATATTTTAAGTCGACGTAGCTTGAACACATGCTACTATCCTTTTCAGCTTATCATCGTGGAGCTTCTGGCCCTGGTACGCCACTCGGGAAATTTCTGTTAGCAAACCATCAAGACGATTGAAAGCTCCAGGAAACCAGTTACTTCCTCGCGAGATAATTATTATATTATATGCAATTGTTACTTTCTGCAGGACCTgtatgacattctagtcgaatgTTAATTACCTTGAGTTTTGCATTTCTGTTTACTATTGGAGTATTTAATTATTATGTTTACTTAATAACGCGTTGTATTTAAGCCTGAACACCATGAAGTATCCTGAGCCGGAAATTGTACATTTAGGATTGAAAGACAAGAAGTATCCATGGTGAAAAATAAAAGCATTAGCTATTAAGCGCCAAAGGAATAAGTGCGAACCACACAGTGGTttagcaagaaaaaagaagtttgtTTCTATTCTTTCCTGGACTTGGCTTTAGGTTTCTTGCCTTCACTTCGCAACGCTGCCTATTTTGGCAACGCGTTATTCCTTGATCCTCTTTTGAAGCACGTCTAGTAATCATCTGATCCTCATATACAAGGTTTCTGCGATGTTGTATACGAATAGGCTTACAATACCTAAACCCTGCTAGTCAGGACGCACATGTAATGTAACTGGACAAGACGGAATCATAGTGCACTGATTAAAGGGCATTCTAGCTTTCATTGGCTTATTTGGCAGGGGCTCGCCGCTGATTTGATTTTAACTAAATGTAAGCGccgcagtgaaagaaaagaagctaGGCGGCATATAAAAAGGGTATATAAAACAATTTTACTGCAATCGCACATATTAAGACTTGGGAAGTGTCCACATAGCTGCAAACGGGTAATTCAAGCAACAGGAAATAGATGTCCTGGTTCTCTATTTTGTGAATCTTTGATAAGGTGATGACGATAATGTACCGAGCAAATCACTTCATCATTTAAATTGCGGTGGCCACATCGGTTCGTGCTGCATTTATTGGAATCCATCTATTAACTGAGCGGTAAAAAACGCGAAATGGAGGTAGTGCGTCGCCAGGACTACTCAGGTAGACGAAGAAAAAAGTAGTAGGGCGAAGTTCACTAATTATGAaggttttttatatatatatacttaacaGACAAGTCTAGTGCACTTCCTGCCGATTTCATCTATCGCACTGCTTCGAATTGCGCTACACTGCTAACGTATCAGAGTagctgttcgggcgagttggtatgtaatGACGAAACTTTTAACGCTTGCAAACGAGGGAGAACATGAAAAAGACAACTCGTGCGCTTCTTTGGAAGAGCTAGAAATTTCGCCATGACATGAAAACTCACTCGAATAGCCACTCTGATCAACTTCATTTCTGGTTAATCTGGCCCTAGTGCATGTATTTTCGTATTCATGTTCATCTCGTTTGCAAGCGCTAAATGTTTCGTCATGC contains:
- the LOC144097216 gene encoding complement inhibitor CirpT2-like, translated to MRTPSRTRVLFPLVATLLQWMYMCEASTFSVPTVITNGQCEYQGSMIPVGQSVDLVNPCERASCDGQSNQVQVERCAGAEAGAGCRLLSGTGPYPRCCPKIACA